One part of the Geothrix edaphica genome encodes these proteins:
- a CDS encoding 7TM diverse intracellular signaling domain-containing protein encodes MQLLDWPFLDALQAGALAALFISFGTDALSRRDRMMGWMAFTCLLVGLRHGVLAIGTLSSWNPDLVDRAQSLLVALGFISLCTALAELFPRHIPRRFPAWIALGMIPNYIRNLLLPHPGQAEIWTHHLYNLTYLVGCGFIIYWSLRARQDGDPMGRRLFLGFLGLTIPVVVEIAAQSFFDMKVRLSGFSLVVLAMAIGTSWQWLVVRTMESRIHRAETEVEIWRSLVPGNAFRTDRPSALMEGLFGSGWADRVRENPEAPLMALDGASYRLRTRLLHHHERLGWYEREEDSQPGARGFLAGWTVALGMDDPAASVRIQEWLRSWGADVHLWGTVPPREGPYPSVLIWAREPSILAVWREDDLLRRRPRWVQLGGPITAGPHARMDLDLDAASLRNVLRELLSRH; translated from the coding sequence ATGCAACTCCTGGACTGGCCCTTCCTCGATGCGCTCCAGGCCGGGGCGTTGGCGGCCCTGTTCATCAGCTTCGGCACGGACGCCCTGTCCCGGCGGGACCGCATGATGGGCTGGATGGCCTTCACCTGCCTGCTGGTGGGCCTCCGGCATGGCGTCCTGGCCATCGGCACCCTGTCCTCCTGGAACCCGGACCTGGTGGACCGGGCCCAGAGCCTGCTGGTGGCCCTGGGCTTCATCAGCCTCTGCACCGCCCTCGCCGAGCTGTTCCCCCGCCACATCCCCCGGCGCTTCCCGGCGTGGATCGCCCTGGGCATGATCCCCAACTACATCCGCAACCTCCTCCTGCCGCATCCAGGCCAGGCGGAGATCTGGACCCACCACCTCTACAACCTCACCTACCTCGTGGGGTGCGGTTTCATCATCTACTGGTCCCTTCGGGCGCGGCAGGACGGCGATCCCATGGGGCGCCGGCTCTTCCTCGGCTTCCTCGGCCTCACCATCCCCGTGGTGGTCGAGATCGCCGCCCAGAGCTTCTTCGACATGAAGGTCCGCCTCTCCGGCTTCAGCCTCGTGGTCCTGGCCATGGCCATTGGCACGTCGTGGCAGTGGCTCGTGGTCCGGACCATGGAGTCCCGCATCCACCGGGCCGAGACCGAGGTGGAGATCTGGCGCAGCCTGGTGCCGGGCAACGCCTTCCGCACGGACCGGCCCTCGGCCCTGATGGAAGGCCTGTTCGGAAGCGGCTGGGCGGACCGGGTGCGCGAGAATCCCGAGGCGCCCCTGATGGCCCTGGATGGCGCCTCCTACCGCCTGCGCACCCGGCTCCTGCACCACCACGAGCGGCTGGGCTGGTACGAGCGGGAGGAGGACTCCCAGCCTGGCGCCCGGGGGTTCCTGGCCGGCTGGACCGTGGCGCTGGGCATGGATGATCCCGCGGCCAGCGTCCGCATCCAGGAATGGCTCCGCAGCTGGGGCGCCGACGTGCACCTCTGGGGCACGGTGCCACCCCGGGAGGGGCCCTATCCCAGCGTCCTCATCTGGGCCCGGGAGCCCAGCATCCTGGCCGTCTGGCGCGAGGACGACCTCCTCCGCCGCCGGCCCCGCTGGGTACAGCTGGGCGGGCCCATCACCGCCGGGCCCCATGCCCGCATGGACCTGGACCTGGACGCTGCCAGCCTGAGGAACGTGCTCCGGGAGCTGCTCTCCCGGCACTGA
- the dnaE gene encoding DNA polymerase III subunit alpha, giving the protein MSFAHLHLHTEHSLLDGLTRIPDLIKKCRASGMPAVAVTDHGNMFGMMKLFDACEKTKDAEGNWAVKPILGCEVYVAPKTRFDRKLEAKNATGEEGLEDCVDPSGSRDAGYHLVLLAKNPVGFANLSKLVSAGFTEGFYYKPRIDKDILREHSEGLIALSACLGGEVQARILQNRLDQAERVARDFRDIFGEDFYLEIQDQGFDKEKEIIPFQQELAARLGIPLVGTNDAHYLNHEDADLHDTLLCIGTKTTKAKEKRMRFSTDQFFVKTPEEMRAVFPDHPEYLERTLEIAAKVDLFPITRKPVTPRFPVPEGYDLESYFMHVAKETFEQRVAECRPLWQAGALKHPEARYRERLAFELDMILKMGFPGYFLLVWDFIRKAREMGVPVGPGRGSAAGSIVAWSMMITDIDPMQYDLLFERFLNPERVSMPDVDIDFCRDGRQKVIDYVTEKYGQDKVSSIVTINQLKTKAVIKDVARVFEKDFAFANNLTKLVPQEPGKPITVGEALEKSDKLRELYESDPEVKNILDISARLEGLARNTGVHAAGVIIAPDELTQFAPLSMDKDKKVMVQYTMVEAERAGLLKMDFLGLETLTQIAKTQEVIARRHGAPKDMTTIRTFDDKKTFELFAAGDTDGVFQFESGGMKQLLRQLGPDRFDDLIALNALFRPGPLGAGMGTTYVERRHGREPVTYMFPDLEPILSPTYGVILYQEQVMQIASLVAGYSLGEADMLRRAMGKKDKEKMAKEKTKFIEQGASRGYDRAKVAEMFDLIEYFAGYGFNKSHSAAYAMVAYETAYLKANYKVEFMAGLLSTKSGRTDDVAKYVQNCREGGIEVLGPDINESALDFTATSDRQIRFGFAAVKGLGEAALQAILEARQAEGRFKDLFHALKSTDLQKANRKVWESLIKAGAFDSLEPNRAALLQGLPDAVAAASRGGEDSGMTSLFDDAELASLSEDWRVPENVEPWDRKTRLAAEREVLGLFVSGHPLEEFADAIQVHTHGTLAKILEDVASGRLRDRNEVTLGAMVSTVAFKTNQKGEPWAILQVEDLAGKMEVLLMASKWDPVTKRKDALRPFDRYRHLAVPEAMLRITGELRVETLQANGNGNGEGEEEEEQTVVKVFATLLEPLESFQGQGFSGALVRLPVGECPPRLETLLKEHPGDLPVTFEYRSKEGLVARVRAGRDLRLRHDPDLAEKLAKDTGCTLTWTY; this is encoded by the coding sequence ATGAGCTTCGCCCATCTCCATCTGCACACCGAGCACTCGCTCCTCGACGGCCTGACCCGCATCCCGGATCTCATCAAGAAGTGCCGGGCCTCCGGCATGCCGGCCGTGGCCGTGACAGACCACGGGAACATGTTCGGCATGATGAAGCTCTTCGACGCCTGCGAGAAGACGAAGGACGCCGAAGGCAACTGGGCCGTGAAGCCCATCCTGGGCTGCGAGGTCTACGTGGCCCCCAAGACCCGCTTCGACCGCAAGCTCGAGGCGAAGAACGCCACGGGCGAGGAGGGCCTGGAGGACTGCGTGGATCCCAGCGGATCGCGCGACGCCGGCTACCACCTGGTGCTGCTGGCCAAGAACCCCGTGGGCTTCGCCAACCTCTCGAAGCTCGTGTCCGCGGGCTTCACCGAGGGCTTCTACTACAAGCCCCGCATCGACAAGGACATCCTCCGGGAGCACAGCGAGGGCCTCATCGCCCTGTCGGCCTGCCTGGGCGGCGAGGTGCAGGCCCGCATCCTCCAGAACCGCCTGGACCAGGCCGAGCGGGTGGCGCGCGACTTCCGGGACATCTTCGGCGAGGACTTCTACCTGGAGATCCAGGACCAGGGCTTCGACAAGGAGAAGGAGATCATCCCCTTCCAGCAGGAGCTGGCCGCGCGGCTGGGCATCCCCCTGGTGGGCACCAACGACGCCCACTACCTCAACCACGAGGACGCGGACCTGCACGACACGCTGCTGTGCATCGGCACGAAGACCACCAAGGCCAAGGAGAAGCGCATGCGCTTCTCCACGGACCAGTTCTTCGTGAAGACGCCCGAGGAGATGCGGGCCGTGTTCCCCGATCATCCGGAATACCTGGAGCGCACCCTGGAGATCGCCGCCAAGGTGGACCTGTTCCCCATCACGCGGAAGCCCGTCACGCCCCGCTTTCCCGTGCCCGAAGGCTACGATCTGGAATCGTACTTCATGCACGTGGCGAAGGAGACCTTTGAGCAGCGCGTGGCGGAGTGCCGCCCGCTGTGGCAGGCGGGGGCGCTGAAACACCCGGAGGCCAGGTATCGCGAGCGTCTGGCCTTCGAGCTGGACATGATCCTCAAGATGGGGTTCCCCGGCTACTTCCTGCTGGTCTGGGACTTCATCCGCAAGGCCCGGGAGATGGGCGTGCCCGTGGGCCCGGGCCGCGGTTCCGCGGCCGGCAGCATCGTGGCGTGGTCGATGATGATCACGGACATCGACCCCATGCAGTACGACCTGCTGTTCGAGCGCTTCCTCAACCCGGAGCGCGTGTCCATGCCCGACGTGGACATCGACTTCTGCCGCGACGGGCGCCAGAAGGTCATCGACTACGTCACCGAGAAGTACGGCCAGGACAAGGTCAGCAGCATCGTCACCATCAACCAGCTCAAGACCAAGGCCGTCATCAAGGACGTGGCGCGGGTCTTCGAGAAGGACTTCGCCTTCGCCAACAACCTCACCAAGCTGGTGCCCCAGGAGCCCGGCAAGCCCATCACCGTGGGCGAGGCGCTGGAGAAGAGCGACAAGCTGCGGGAGCTCTACGAGTCCGATCCCGAGGTGAAGAACATCCTCGACATCTCCGCGCGGCTGGAGGGCCTGGCCCGGAACACCGGCGTCCACGCGGCGGGCGTCATCATCGCGCCCGATGAGCTGACCCAGTTCGCGCCGCTGTCCATGGACAAGGACAAGAAGGTGATGGTGCAGTACACCATGGTCGAGGCCGAGCGCGCGGGCCTCCTGAAGATGGACTTCCTCGGCCTGGAGACCCTCACCCAGATCGCCAAGACCCAGGAGGTCATCGCCCGGCGCCACGGCGCGCCCAAGGACATGACCACCATCCGCACCTTCGACGACAAGAAGACCTTCGAGCTCTTCGCGGCGGGCGACACGGACGGCGTCTTCCAGTTCGAGTCGGGCGGGATGAAGCAGCTGCTCCGCCAGCTGGGGCCCGACCGCTTCGACGACCTCATCGCGCTCAACGCCCTCTTCCGCCCGGGCCCCCTGGGCGCGGGCATGGGCACCACCTACGTGGAGCGGCGCCACGGCCGCGAGCCCGTGACCTACATGTTCCCGGACCTGGAGCCCATCCTCTCCCCCACCTATGGCGTGATCCTCTACCAGGAGCAGGTCATGCAGATCGCCAGCCTCGTCGCCGGGTACTCCCTGGGCGAGGCGGACATGCTGCGCCGGGCCATGGGCAAGAAGGACAAGGAGAAGATGGCCAAGGAGAAGACCAAGTTCATCGAACAAGGCGCTTCCCGCGGCTACGACCGGGCCAAGGTCGCGGAGATGTTCGACCTCATCGAGTACTTCGCGGGCTATGGCTTCAACAAGAGCCACAGCGCCGCCTACGCCATGGTGGCCTACGAGACCGCCTACCTGAAGGCGAACTACAAGGTGGAGTTCATGGCGGGCCTGCTGTCCACCAAGTCCGGCCGTACGGACGACGTGGCCAAGTACGTGCAGAACTGCCGGGAAGGCGGCATCGAGGTGCTGGGGCCGGACATCAACGAGTCGGCGCTCGATTTCACGGCCACCTCGGACCGGCAGATCCGCTTCGGCTTCGCCGCGGTCAAGGGGCTGGGCGAGGCGGCGCTGCAGGCCATCCTCGAGGCCCGGCAGGCCGAGGGCCGCTTCAAGGACCTGTTCCACGCCCTGAAGAGCACCGATCTCCAGAAGGCCAACCGCAAGGTCTGGGAGTCGCTCATCAAGGCCGGGGCCTTCGACAGCCTGGAACCCAACCGGGCCGCCCTGCTCCAGGGCCTGCCGGACGCCGTGGCCGCGGCCTCCCGGGGCGGCGAGGACTCGGGCATGACCAGCCTCTTCGACGACGCGGAGCTGGCCAGCCTCAGCGAAGACTGGCGCGTGCCCGAGAACGTCGAGCCCTGGGACCGCAAGACCCGCCTGGCCGCCGAGCGCGAGGTGCTGGGCCTCTTCGTCAGCGGCCACCCCCTCGAGGAGTTCGCCGACGCCATCCAGGTGCACACCCACGGCACCCTGGCCAAGATCCTGGAGGACGTGGCTTCGGGCAGGCTGCGCGACCGCAACGAGGTCACCCTCGGCGCCATGGTCTCCACCGTGGCCTTCAAGACCAACCAGAAGGGCGAGCCGTGGGCCATCCTCCAGGTGGAGGACCTGGCCGGCAAGATGGAAGTCCTCCTCATGGCCAGCAAGTGGGATCCCGTCACCAAGCGGAAGGACGCCCTCCGTCCCTTCGACCGCTACCGGCACCTGGCCGTGCCCGAGGCCATGCTGCGTATCACGGGCGAGCTGCGGGTGGAGACCCTCCAGGCCAACGGGAACGGCAACGGCGAGGGCGAGGAGGAGGAGGAACAGACCGTGGTGAAGGTCTTCGCCACGCTGCTGGAGCCCCTGGAGTCCTTCCAGGGCCAGGGCTTCTCGGGCGCCCTGGTGCGCCTGCCCGTGGGCGAGTGCCCGCCCCGCCTGGAGACCCTCCTCAAGGAACACCCGGGCGACCTGCCCGTGACCTTCGAGTACCGCTCGAAGGAGGGCCTGGTGGCCCGGGTGCGGGCCGGCCGGGACCTGCGCCTCAGACACGACCCTGACCTGGCGGAGAAGCTCGCCAAGGACACGGGCTGCACCCTGACCTGGACCTACTGA
- a CDS encoding helix-turn-helix domain-containing protein has translation MIPLPLLPGFGRWGAHLEALLARPEGLWIQGPAGSGVSTLAAEIARRRGCDGAEFDDPGAGAAWLAAHPGGVVAARGPMPGTLACLELRLPALEEDPDSIPGLLAALAAEEGVPAPWPPALEALPCPGNLRELRNRLLRWKLLGQLPEPEVAGPPRFEAEDLATNLHELERFLLHRTLRRAYGNRVEAATRLGVSRRQLYLLIRRHGDPVRGESASGDLPQRLRKRRPAQNSSPASGTR, from the coding sequence GTGATCCCCCTTCCCCTCCTCCCCGGCTTCGGCCGCTGGGGCGCCCACCTGGAGGCCCTGCTGGCCCGGCCCGAAGGCCTGTGGATCCAGGGTCCCGCGGGATCGGGGGTCTCCACGCTGGCGGCGGAAATCGCCCGGCGCCGGGGGTGCGACGGCGCCGAATTCGATGATCCGGGGGCAGGGGCTGCCTGGCTCGCCGCCCACCCCGGGGGCGTGGTGGCCGCCCGGGGCCCCATGCCCGGCACCCTGGCCTGCCTGGAGCTGCGCCTGCCCGCCCTGGAGGAGGATCCCGACAGCATCCCCGGCCTCCTGGCGGCCCTGGCCGCGGAGGAGGGGGTTCCGGCCCCCTGGCCCCCGGCCCTGGAGGCCCTGCCCTGCCCCGGCAACCTGCGGGAGCTGCGCAACCGGCTGCTGCGCTGGAAGCTGCTGGGCCAGCTGCCAGAGCCCGAGGTCGCGGGCCCGCCCCGGTTCGAGGCCGAGGACCTGGCCACCAACCTGCACGAGCTGGAGCGCTTCCTCCTCCACCGGACCCTGCGCCGCGCCTATGGCAACCGGGTGGAGGCCGCCACCCGCCTGGGCGTGAGCCGCCGCCAGCTCTACCTGCTCATCCGCCGCCACGGCGACCCGGTCCGGGGCGAATCTGCCTCCGGGGACCTGCCCCAGCGGCTGAGGAAGCGGAGACCGGCACAAAACTCCAGTCCGGCGTCTGGAACCCGATAA
- a CDS encoding sigma-54-dependent transcriptional regulator — translation MVNDDPGARDGMALNLKRSGASVDQAPTGEEALRLVRPGGYDAVVASLRLPGMGGLQLTARLRAVDPALPVLLIAPAGAPEALLQAPPPGAFDVLASPFSPEELSAALQEALKAEGHLRTAEPAEAPLTLTQDPALSETLALARRAADSRATILIQAESGTGKESLARLIHGSSSRRSGPCVIVNCASLPENLLEIELFGQARGPQNGPAPKPGGFEQAANGTLVLDAVDTLPQGLQGRLLRTLQERAVERVGGDHAIPVDVRLISLTSRDLLAEVKAGRFAEDLYYRLNVIPLNLPPLRDRPGDLELLASYFAERCARENDRTVPELKPSFFAALARHPWAGNLRELENVIQRCVVLSQDHRLSQQDLRWLLPAEAFESLPGDPPGAGAPGSAATAFPDAARRAAGAPPAEAAMADPREPLTGLPLGTPVVLPLGLSLPELERFWLLSTLSALKGNRTHCAAQLDIALRTVRNKINEYKADGFAIPASQRGRDED, via the coding sequence ATGGTGAACGATGATCCCGGCGCGCGGGATGGCATGGCCCTGAACCTGAAACGTTCCGGGGCCTCCGTGGACCAGGCCCCGACCGGCGAGGAGGCCCTGCGCCTGGTGCGGCCCGGCGGCTACGACGCCGTGGTGGCCAGCCTCCGCCTGCCCGGCATGGGCGGCCTCCAGCTCACGGCCCGCCTCCGGGCCGTGGACCCCGCCCTGCCCGTCCTGCTCATCGCGCCCGCCGGCGCCCCCGAGGCCCTGCTGCAGGCTCCGCCTCCGGGCGCCTTCGATGTCCTGGCGAGCCCCTTCAGCCCCGAGGAACTCAGTGCCGCGCTGCAGGAGGCCCTGAAGGCCGAGGGCCACCTCCGGACCGCGGAACCCGCCGAAGCGCCCCTGACCCTCACGCAGGACCCGGCCCTGAGCGAGACCTTGGCCCTGGCCCGGCGCGCCGCGGACAGCCGCGCCACCATCCTCATCCAAGCCGAGAGCGGCACCGGCAAGGAGTCGCTGGCCCGGCTCATCCACGGATCCAGCTCGCGCCGCAGCGGCCCCTGCGTGATCGTGAACTGCGCATCACTGCCGGAGAACCTGCTGGAGATCGAGCTCTTCGGCCAGGCGAGGGGCCCCCAGAACGGTCCGGCTCCGAAGCCCGGCGGCTTCGAGCAGGCCGCCAACGGCACCCTGGTGCTCGACGCCGTGGACACGCTGCCCCAGGGCCTCCAGGGCCGGCTGCTGCGGACCCTCCAGGAACGTGCGGTGGAGCGGGTGGGCGGCGACCACGCCATCCCCGTGGACGTCCGCCTCATCTCCCTCACCAGCCGCGATCTCCTGGCGGAAGTGAAGGCAGGCCGGTTCGCCGAGGATCTCTACTACCGCCTGAACGTGATCCCCCTGAACCTGCCGCCCCTGCGCGACCGGCCGGGCGATCTGGAGCTGCTGGCCTCGTACTTCGCCGAGCGCTGCGCCCGGGAGAACGACCGCACCGTGCCTGAGCTGAAGCCCAGCTTCTTCGCCGCCCTGGCCCGCCACCCCTGGGCCGGCAACCTGCGCGAGCTGGAGAATGTCATCCAGCGCTGCGTGGTGCTGAGCCAGGATCACCGCCTCAGCCAGCAGGACCTCCGCTGGCTGCTGCCCGCCGAGGCCTTCGAGAGCCTGCCCGGGGACCCCCCCGGAGCCGGCGCTCCCGGATCCGCGGCCACCGCCTTCCCGGACGCGGCACGCCGCGCCGCCGGGGCGCCGCCTGCCGAGGCCGCGATGGCAGATCCCCGCGAGCCCCTGACCGGCCTGCCCCTGGGCACCCCCGTGGTCCTGCCCCTGGGCCTGAGCCTGCCCGAGCTGGAGCGCTTCTGGCTGCTCTCCACCCTCAGCGCGCTCAAGGGCAACCGCACCCACTGCGCCGCCCAGCTGGACATCGCCCTCCGCACCGTGCGCAACAAGATCAACGAGTACAAGGCCGACGGGTTCGCCATCCCTGCCAGTCAGCGGGGCCGCGACGAAGACTGA
- a CDS encoding transglutaminase domain-containing protein: MKHPGFLLLLPALLAAQAAPGLSRAEALAVLARPGTAEARVRALVDHLHRRLPWVATDYRNRSVDEILARGSGNCADHAKVLQDLLRAGGFEARWVQEINLQVPSDRRQVSARAKVAERGPRFSVFGYRHNDHRWLEVRDPASAAWFPADSSLGVVGGEAWVAARLGFGPRPAAVADMIAPVFVEAVQPGRPREPRSEAYLLHAFGAMAGGRIRTLPAWPAWERAVRALEPHASGAFRGTEDLHAQAGTLAALAEAYAALRGQAQALLSPSAAELAQQGYRALLAKEPARAADLYDRALAAGLKGAQHPYQGACAHALAGHGDAAFGLLRKALDQGFHQEAALREDADLAPLHADPRWPGVLAAAEANARRFRAVHSDPDGARFIATDVDLFWKAYAKLPAAPDPVGLLRREYLDQGSAGLQDFIPNRIRSAANLLEVIRRHPRYFAAIRENTLKAAGVEAAARRSFRAFKALYADAMFPDVTFVVGALDSGGTSSSNGLLIGVDLFGGGPGVPLDEMDDWHRGVIHAHTDLPSIIAHELIHFQQRHEARTLLAKAFHEGSADFLASLIAEGNFNQATYDYGYAHEAELWRQFRAEMGGEDASRWLYGSSRRDGRPADLGYFMGFRIAQAYYDRAKDKKQAVRDLLTSSDFEGILKASRYGEDLK, from the coding sequence GTGAAGCACCCTGGTTTCCTGCTGCTCCTGCCCGCGCTGCTGGCCGCCCAGGCGGCGCCTGGCCTGTCCCGGGCCGAGGCCCTGGCCGTGCTGGCGAGGCCGGGGACGGCGGAGGCCCGGGTGCGGGCCCTGGTGGACCACCTCCACCGGCGCCTGCCCTGGGTGGCTACCGACTACCGTAACCGCAGCGTGGACGAGATCCTGGCCCGGGGCAGCGGCAACTGCGCGGACCACGCGAAGGTGCTCCAGGATCTCCTGAGGGCCGGGGGCTTCGAGGCCCGCTGGGTGCAGGAGATCAACCTGCAGGTACCCTCGGACCGGCGCCAGGTCTCGGCCCGGGCCAAGGTGGCCGAGCGCGGGCCCCGCTTCAGCGTCTTCGGGTACCGGCACAACGACCACCGCTGGCTGGAGGTCCGAGATCCCGCCAGCGCGGCCTGGTTCCCGGCGGATTCCTCGCTGGGCGTGGTGGGCGGCGAGGCCTGGGTCGCGGCCCGGCTGGGCTTCGGACCCCGGCCCGCGGCGGTGGCCGACATGATCGCCCCGGTCTTCGTGGAGGCCGTCCAGCCGGGCCGTCCGCGGGAGCCCCGCAGCGAGGCCTACCTCCTCCATGCTTTCGGGGCCATGGCCGGCGGACGCATCCGGACCCTGCCGGCCTGGCCCGCCTGGGAGCGGGCCGTCCGGGCCCTGGAGCCCCACGCGTCGGGCGCCTTCCGGGGAACGGAGGACCTCCATGCCCAGGCCGGGACCCTGGCGGCCCTCGCGGAGGCCTACGCCGCCCTGCGGGGCCAAGCCCAGGCCCTGCTGTCCCCCTCCGCGGCGGAGCTCGCGCAGCAGGGCTACCGGGCCCTCCTCGCCAAGGAGCCCGCCCGCGCCGCCGACCTCTACGACCGGGCCCTCGCGGCGGGGCTGAAGGGCGCCCAGCACCCCTACCAGGGAGCCTGCGCCCACGCCCTGGCGGGGCACGGGGATGCCGCCTTCGGCCTGCTCCGGAAGGCCCTGGACCAGGGTTTCCATCAGGAGGCCGCCCTCCGGGAGGACGCCGATCTGGCCCCCCTCCACGCCGATCCGCGCTGGCCTGGGGTGCTGGCCGCGGCGGAGGCCAACGCGCGGCGCTTCCGGGCCGTCCACTCGGACCCCGACGGCGCGAGGTTCATCGCCACCGATGTGGATCTCTTCTGGAAGGCCTACGCCAAGCTCCCGGCCGCCCCGGATCCCGTGGGCCTCCTGAGGCGGGAGTACCTCGACCAGGGCAGCGCCGGGCTGCAGGACTTCATCCCGAACCGCATCCGAAGCGCCGCCAACCTCCTCGAAGTCATCCGGCGGCACCCGCGCTACTTCGCCGCCATCCGCGAGAACACCCTGAAGGCCGCCGGGGTGGAGGCCGCCGCGCGGCGCTCCTTCCGGGCCTTCAAGGCGCTCTACGCCGACGCGATGTTTCCCGACGTCACCTTCGTCGTGGGCGCCCTGGACTCGGGTGGGACCTCGTCCTCCAACGGCCTGCTGATCGGTGTCGACCTGTTCGGGGGTGGGCCGGGCGTGCCTCTGGACGAGATGGACGACTGGCATCGGGGGGTCATCCACGCCCACACAGACCTGCCCAGCATCATCGCCCACGAGCTGATCCACTTCCAGCAGAGGCACGAGGCGCGGACCCTTCTCGCGAAGGCCTTCCACGAGGGTTCCGCCGACTTCCTCGCTTCGCTCATCGCCGAGGGGAACTTCAACCAGGCCACCTACGACTACGGCTACGCCCACGAGGCTGAGCTGTGGAGGCAGTTCCGGGCGGAGATGGGAGGCGAGGACGCCTCGAGATGGCTCTACGGCAGCAGCCGGCGCGACGGACGCCCCGCCGATCTCGGCTACTTCATGGGGTTCCGCATCGCCCAGGCCTACTACGACCGGGCGAAGGACAAGAAGCAGGCCGTCCGCGACCTCCTGACCTCGAGCGACTTCGAAGGGATCCTCAAAGCCAGCCGATATGGCGAGGATCTGAAGTAG
- a CDS encoding transglutaminase-like domain-containing protein, producing MRRLQLASLCLAFALHLTPRLRAQAPPPPQELQAENARIQELWKGRKFEEALAILTARGQSATFGQLAAETRAGVHYNMACAASLLGRPGEALAYLGVAVGEGLKDWTTFSADTDLDPVRKDPGFLWLEGIVRQRGDFVGILRRFKDYGPTDGSAPAFAYQPQDAPDLAALRKTCRLDEVAGNGPEFERIVNLMRWVHAQVRHDGSSKNPEPMNALHLLEVCRAEKRGINCRMMATILNEAYLSLGFKSRQVTCQPLDEKDPDCHVITTVWSNDLGKWLYMDPTMEAWFTDGQGHPLSVAEVRERLISGGPLELAKGANWNGRPENPATYKAYMAKNLVRITCPVESAFGYESRPGRRYVTLDGLGFPARPARDAAGGLIVHDPAAFWVRP from the coding sequence ATGCGCCGACTCCAGCTGGCTTCGCTGTGCCTCGCCTTCGCCCTCCACCTCACTCCGCGCCTGCGAGCCCAGGCGCCCCCGCCTCCGCAGGAGCTCCAGGCCGAGAACGCCCGCATCCAGGAGCTCTGGAAGGGGCGCAAGTTCGAAGAGGCCCTGGCGATCCTGACCGCCCGGGGCCAGTCCGCGACGTTCGGCCAGCTTGCCGCCGAGACCCGGGCTGGCGTGCACTACAACATGGCCTGCGCGGCGTCGCTCCTGGGCCGTCCCGGCGAGGCCCTGGCCTACCTGGGCGTGGCCGTGGGGGAAGGGCTCAAGGACTGGACAACCTTCAGCGCGGATACGGACCTGGATCCCGTGCGGAAGGACCCCGGCTTCCTCTGGCTGGAGGGGATCGTGCGCCAGCGGGGGGACTTCGTCGGCATTCTCAGGCGCTTCAAGGACTACGGGCCTACCGATGGCTCGGCTCCGGCCTTCGCGTACCAGCCCCAGGACGCGCCGGACTTGGCGGCCCTGCGGAAGACCTGCCGCCTGGACGAGGTGGCCGGCAACGGCCCGGAGTTCGAGCGGATCGTGAACCTCATGCGCTGGGTCCACGCCCAGGTGCGCCACGACGGCAGCTCGAAGAACCCCGAGCCCATGAACGCCCTGCACCTGCTGGAGGTCTGCCGCGCGGAGAAGCGGGGGATCAACTGCCGCATGATGGCCACCATCCTGAACGAGGCCTACCTCTCCCTGGGCTTCAAGTCCCGCCAGGTCACCTGCCAGCCCCTGGACGAGAAGGACCCGGACTGCCACGTGATCACCACCGTGTGGTCCAACGACCTGGGCAAGTGGCTCTATATGGACCCCACCATGGAGGCCTGGTTCACGGACGGCCAGGGCCACCCGCTCTCCGTTGCCGAGGTGCGCGAGCGCCTCATCTCCGGCGGACCCCTGGAGCTGGCCAAGGGCGCCAACTGGAACGGGCGCCCCGAGAACCCGGCCACGTACAAGGCCTACATGGCCAAGAACCTGGTGCGGATCACCTGCCCGGTGGAGAGCGCCTTCGGCTACGAGTCCCGGCCGGGGCGCCGCTACGTGACCCTGGACGGCCTCGGCTTCCCGGCCCGGCCCGCCCGTGATGCGGCCGGGGGCCTCATCGTGCATGATCCCGCCGCCTTCTGGGTCCGGCCGTGA